The Natronoarchaeum philippinense genome includes the window ATCACGAGAATCCACTCGGGGCCGGAGGCGTAGGCGATGTTCGGCCCGCCGAAGAAGGTAAACGCCGATAGCAGAGTCGCAAACGTCGTGAAGAGCAAAACGACGGTGCCGAGCGTCCGCGAGGCCAGATAGAAGTCCTCGGCGGTGCGGTCGGTCAGCCGATAGGCCAGCAGGCCGACGCCGAGCGCGAGCAGGAGGTACGCGACGACGATGCCCAACTGGAGAGCGACCTGACTCATCGACCGTCACCTCCGGTGTCAGACGCCGCCGCGCCCGACGCGGACGCCTCGGCGGCGCCGGCGTCCTGACCGGGCGGCGTCGCGCCCGGCCGGTCGTCGGCGTCGCTCTCGATCCAGACGCCCCAGCCGCGCCGAGTGAACAGCCAGAACACGCCCGCGGTCACGACCATCCAGCCGACGTGCCACCACAGCCAGACGGGCAAGCCGGCGGCGACGCTGTTTGTTCCCCACAGGAACCATGGGATGCCAAGCGCCGCCAGCACGAGAAAGGCGACGGCCCACCCGATGCGCTCTATCGTCGAGGTCATTGCTATGCCGCTCACGGTCAGACTCGCTTAAAGATTGCCGTTTTTCACCAGTCGGAGTAACTGAAGAGAAAATTTGTTCAACGTCGAGAGATGGATGCAGATCACCGGAATCGGTCGGTGGATGCGCCATAAGAGTGGCTTGAGGACGGCGGGGACCGGGTAGATGGCATTTTGATGAGACGCCACTGGTCTCGCAGATTCCGGGAAAATGCCAGTTTACTGCCGCTAGCCGAGCAGTACCGACCGTATACTGGTCGTTATTTGCTCTATTCGTCACCGCAGCGTCGCTCGGTTTCGGTCCAGCGGAGAGAACTGACGACAGGTATTTGAACGATCCGACCCAAACATATATAACGTACCATGAGGCCGTTCATGGGTCATTCACAATCACGCCCCCCATCGGGGCAGATCATCAATGGACGATACAACGAAATATCTCATTCACGCCGACGTGACCGCAAACGGGGTGGTCGAACGAAGTGACGTGGTCGGCGCCATCTTCGGGCAGACCGAGGGGCTCCTCGGGGAGGAGCTCGATCTGCGAGGTCTCCAGCAGTCCTCGAAGGTGGGCCGCATTGACGTCGAAATCGACAGCAGCGGCGGGGAATCCCGCGGCGACGTGACGATAGCGACGAGTCTGGACAAAGTCGAGACCGCGACGCTCGCGGCCTCGCTGGAGACGATCACGCGCGTCGGCCCCTGCCGGGCCACGCTCGACGTGACAAACATCGAGGACGTGCGCGCCGCCAAGCGCCGCCAGATCGTCGACCGCGCTCACGAACTCCTCGTCGAGGCGTTCGACGAGACCGCGATGAGCAGCCAAGAGATCCTCGAAGAGGTTCGCCAGCGCGTCCGCGTCGCCGATGTCACCGAGTACGAGGGGCTGCCCGCAGGCCCTCGCGTCGAGGACAGCGACGCGGTCGTGGTCGTCGAGGGCCGGGCCGACGTGCTGACGCTGTTGCAGTACGGCGTCAAGAACGCCATCGCGGTCGAGGGGACCGACGTGCCGGAGGTCGTCGCGGACCTGACGGCCGACCGGACGGCGACGGCCTTCCTCGACGGCGACCGCGGAGGCGACCTGATCCTCCAAGAACTCTCGCAGGTCGGCGACATCGACTACGTGACGTTCGCGCCCGACGGCCAGTCGGTCGAGGACCTCTCGCGCCACGAGGTGTTCGAGGCGCTCCGGGACAAGGTTCCCTACGACGCCGTTTCCGACGCCTCGACGCCGCGAACGGCCGTCGCCGCGACCGACGGGAGCGCGACGCCGGCGCCCGAGGCCGACGACGCCGGAGTCGAACCGGACGCCGAGACCGAGTCGCCCGATGCGCCGGCGGCTCCCGACGCGGCCGCTGGCGAAGACGATGTCACCGTGGAGACCGACGACGAGGACGAAACACTCGTCGATCCGGACGCCACCGCCGAGGTGTCGCCAGCCGACGCATCGGCGTCATCCAGCGCTGAATCGGACGACGAGGCCGAAGCCGCTGCCGACAACGAGGCGAGCGACGAGGATACCGAAGTTGCCCCGGAGACGCTGCAGGGCCACGTCGAAGCGGTCGTCGGCGACGAGCAGGCCACCGTCCGCTTGCTCGACGGCGAGTTCGCCGAGGTCGACGAAGCGCCCGCCGGGGACGCCGTCGAAGTCCTCGACGCGGCGTCGACGGTGCCTCACGCGATCGTGCTCGACGGCGAGTTGAGCCAGCGCATCGCGGACGTGGCGGCCCAGCGAGGCGTCGCGCAGGCGGTCGCGCGCTCGCTCGGCGAGTTCACGAAACGACCGACGAGCGTCCGGCTTCGCACCGCCGAGCAGTTGCTCGACGCCGATCTGTAGGCGGCGTCCGACGCCGACGCTGGGCACGCACGACACAGGCCGGGCGGCGCGCTCGGCTCAGAGCGGGCGAGCGAGCAACAGCGCCGGGTCGCCGTCGTAGTACTCCGGATCGCGGTCGACTTCTCGGAACCCCCACTGTTCGTAGAACTCCAGCGCGGCGTCGTTGTCCGGCGCGACCGCGAGCGTGACGAGCCGAGCGCCGCGCTCGTCGAGTCGGTCGAACAGCGCCTCGAACAGCGCCGAGGCGACGCCCTCTCGTCGGTGGTCGGGGGCGACGACGAGTTCGGCGACGTACGCGCGCTCGTCGCCCGGCATCGCAAACACGTAGCCGATCGGGCGACGGCGGTCGCGGTCGGCAACCGCTCCGACGGGCGCCGACGTGGCGACGAGTACCTCGCCAGATCCATCGAGTGCCGCGTCGAGCGCCTCGGGCGCCGGTTCCGGAAGCAGCGACTGGAGCGCCAGCAGCGCCGGCCGGTCGGTCTCGACGGGGTCGCGGATCACGTGAACGCGGCCAGCCCGACGGCCAGTGCGAGCAGGGTTCCGGCGATGCCGCCCGACAGCGTCGCCAAGAAGTTGACACTCTGATT containing:
- a CDS encoding DUF3311 domain-containing protein, with the translated sequence MTSTIERIGWAVAFLVLAALGIPWFLWGTNSVAAGLPVWLWWHVGWMVVTAGVFWLFTRRGWGVWIESDADDRPGATPPGQDAGAAEASASGAAASDTGGDGR
- the dnaG gene encoding DNA primase DnaG; the encoded protein is MDDTTKYLIHADVTANGVVERSDVVGAIFGQTEGLLGEELDLRGLQQSSKVGRIDVEIDSSGGESRGDVTIATSLDKVETATLAASLETITRVGPCRATLDVTNIEDVRAAKRRQIVDRAHELLVEAFDETAMSSQEILEEVRQRVRVADVTEYEGLPAGPRVEDSDAVVVVEGRADVLTLLQYGVKNAIAVEGTDVPEVVADLTADRTATAFLDGDRGGDLILQELSQVGDIDYVTFAPDGQSVEDLSRHEVFEALRDKVPYDAVSDASTPRTAVAATDGSATPAPEADDAGVEPDAETESPDAPAAPDAAAGEDDVTVETDDEDETLVDPDATAEVSPADASASSSAESDDEAEAAADNEASDEDTEVAPETLQGHVEAVVGDEQATVRLLDGEFAEVDEAPAGDAVEVLDAASTVPHAIVLDGELSQRIADVAAQRGVAQAVARSLGEFTKRPTSVRLRTAEQLLDADL
- a CDS encoding GNAT family N-acetyltransferase; the encoded protein is MIRDPVETDRPALLALQSLLPEPAPEALDAALDGSGEVLVATSAPVGAVADRDRRRPIGYVFAMPGDERAYVAELVVAPDHRREGVASALFEALFDRLDERGARLVTLAVAPDNDAALEFYEQWGFREVDRDPEYYDGDPALLLARPL